A segment of the Lolium perenne isolate Kyuss_39 chromosome 3, Kyuss_2.0, whole genome shotgun sequence genome:
tcggggactccggacgagtgaaaagcggggaagggcccgatctgtcggtgactcgacgcacgaaccccaccgccacgtcgctcaaaatctcccccacccctcgtatctctctcgccgccggcaccaccccgccggctcccagattccgccgcccctccttccccacctgcctatattccgccgtctttggacgacggcctatctggctgctcttccgccggcctgttttccgactttggcctgctcctcgtcgctcgcggctagggttgcctcgaccacgcccgtcaggtgttcgtccatttgcctcgccggccatggactcggacgaagaggaggagcagatgttcatcgagcttatgcaagaagagatggcagcaaccgcccaagacgacgagcacatgatgatcctcggttgcttggcaagcatgtacgccggactggcaactggtcgacatggtgggtcggcaccaggtcgccggaagtgcaagccgagacagcgaatggagggctactgcatgttgtacgccgactacttcgccgacaatccattgcacggtgagagtgttttccggcgtcgtttcaggatgagcagaaagctatttctgcaaattgtgtatgccatccgagactttgatccctacttcagatgcaaggcggattgcactggtttggttggattttcgtcactgcagaagtgcacagtggctatgaggatgctggcgtatagagctcccggtgatagtgcagatgactatctttggatggcggagtccaccgcccttgattgtttctaccggttctgcagggccgtcatagcagtgttcggggactatttcttgagatcacccactgtcgaagacactcagatgatccttgcaacaaatgaagctaggggttttccagggatgcttggaagcattgactacatgcattggcaatggaagaactgtccgtttgcatggcagggaatgtacaagggtcacaaaaaaggctgcactgtgatacttgaaacAGTGGCtatccatgatctctggatttggcactctttctttggtatgcctggatccaacaatgacatcaacgtcctaaactgctccccggtcttttccaagcttgttgagggtcatgctcccctggtggactatgtgatcaatggtcggcactacaacaaaggatactaccttgcagacggtatctatccaaagtgggcaacatttgtgaagactatctccaaccctagcacccccaaactttgcgagtttgtcaagaaacaagaagcttgccgaaaagacgtcgagcgtgcatttggtgtcctccagcagagatttgccgtcatccggttccccgctatgacttggtccaaagatcagatgtgggaggtgatgaactgctgtgtgtgcctacaaaatatgattattgaaaatgagcgaaagaatctggttcctctggctgagcaagaagcaccatatgagagagagggtcctcttgcacatcctaatcaccaggtgcctccatcatgggccgccttcattgctatgcgccaggagattcgagactctacaatgcatcagctgctgcaagatgatctggtggagcacatatggaggctccgaggcaacgccaatgccgacgccaactagtatgtcttaatttgtttgaaaaattatgaaattgtgtgcttcatttatttcagcacttgttaaacattgtactgattatcgccgaatttgtttcagcaattttcgtactcttgttcgccgaacttgttaaattttatgttaaatttgtttgaaatatgtcaaatggtcgaggttaggggtttcctgccgggggacggctggaacttcggcgctccccacgccaaatcttcctccaatccggacgaaaatttcgccggatttgggcgtggggagcgccaacgagtggggatgctctaagaactagggtttatcttaaacatggtctaaagcagctagggggtcgtccaaggcacttatataggcgtccgggacaagttctggtcgaaaagatacaagtaaaaccgacccagaatagatctggtcgagacagactcatagtccggtctggaatccggttgaccgggtcagggaccgggctggccggtctggaccGGGCCCTGGACCTAGCGGCAACCGGAAGTGTCGCAAAAGTTCTTCCGGTCGGCCCCGGTACgatgcccggttggcgccggggtgaatccggtctgccgcccggttggaccgggccagggaccgggcgtgccgaccggtctgaccgggtgctggaccggcctggacgtcttcttctcctctcgcgcatgcctcccgctcctccctcgcgcgtccatgagatatcttcatgtccagctccatgtccagcttcacgtccatcttgacgtccgtcttcacgtccatctgctcctctactcctcgtgcgatgcttgtctcctcttgatacctgatgacacataagtaacaggacttaggcagtataaagttctcatcaatcaaaggatCGTTTAGAAATAAATTCACCTGTTATTTAAGTAGTTtcacacgagcccttgtaattggtccaatccgaacttcatcggacttgagcttcacagcaggttcatcttcatttgtcaatgacggagatagtggtgtagtagggatgtcctcatcagttaCTCATTAGTTTACTCGTACTCACTCTATACCTATAAACTCATTAAAAAAGCTCCGAAGACCGAAGAGAACTTGAATCATTAATTTAGTCAACAAAATAGACCAAATTAGTGGTCAAAGTTTTTTCTCGGAAACTTTAGGGGGATGTATATAGAGGGAGTAGTACCATTCATTAATTCTTCACTACTCATTTGATTTACTCGCACTATCTTCATTTATTAATTTGATATGGTATTACTACATACCATGAAGAAAAATGAATGGACATATCGAAATTAAGGAGCATCATTTATCGCAAGGATTTTCTCCCGTCCAGCGTTCCATATATGAGTTGTGACGCGAGCGGCACAGGTAACAACTCCTAGGTGCAAAATGCATACAAGCACAATGGGGTGGGCAGCGACGATGTCCCTAGCTATGTCTCTCATCCTACTCATCGCGATGTTCTCCACCCTTCCCGCCGCCCACGCCGACGCCGGCTTCATCTCCCGCACATGCAAGAAGACCAAGAACGCCGCCATGTGTGTGGCCGTGCTGCGTGACGCCCCGGAGAGCGCCAAGGCCTCCACCGCACACGGCCTCGCCAGTATCGCGCTGCAGATTGCCATCGACACCGCCGACCACAACGGCGCGGTCATCGGCGACCTGGCCAAGAAGAGCCAGGGTACGCCCCAGGGGGACGCGCTGGCCGTCTGCCTCGGGGCCTATGTCGATGCTGCCATGGACCTCGACATCGACGGCCGCTCCGGCTTCGATGGCGGGGACTACGCTGGCACGTCCAAGCTCTTGTCGGGCGCAAAGGGCGCCGGCGATGCATGCGAGAACGCGTTCAAGGGGATCGGCAAAATGCCCCCCGTTACCGCCATTGATATCATGATGACGGAGCGCTGCAGTGTTGCTGCCGACCTCGTTGACCTGCTTATCCACAAATGACCACAAATTGTTCTTGGCTTGGTTATGCATGTTGCTATCAATTATGGTTACTCGATACATCTCGTAATATTTTAGTGTCAACAAAGGAGTTTTTGAAATAACGAATTGTACCATAGTCATTTTGGCCGGAATACATGATTAGCGACTTCTTTGGCGAAGTTGTTTGCATCCACTATAAAGGAATGAGAGAAAGCATATCGAGTTATTTACATAAAGTCTTGTTGGTGATTGATTTTGTCATAAAAAACCAGTTTACTCCCCAAATTATCTAGTATAAGAAGTAAATAGACCGCACAATTCAGAATTTACCTCGAATGTATGTGATTTTAAATGCAGCTGATGTCAACGCAAGTAAACCCGATCTCATTTACCTTGAATTCATTTGGTACCTACGACTGGCTCACGTGTTTGCCACAGGCGCCTCAAGGAGGATTGCCGCCACAGGTCGAGACTCCCTGCACAGCCGCCGCTCCCCACCCGACCCCTCCCTGCACCGCCGCCCCTCCGCCCTCCACCACTGCCTCCTCTCTCCCCTTCTCCTCCCTTCCCAACCGATCTTCGCCCCGGGTTGTCTCGCGCGAGGCGGCTCCGGACGATGACCCAAACCGTAGAAAAAGGCAGCTGATCTTCCTCTTCCCAGCAGCTGCCGCCGTCGGGGTCAGTGGTGGCAGCCGCGCCCGGCTGCCAAAGGCAGGGGACGGTGGTGGCGCGCCCATGGACTCCCCTTCGCGTGGAGGCGGGGTCTTCTAGGGGCGGCGACAGTGGACGGCGGGTATGGTGGGGGTGGCCTTCGGCTACACCACCTGGATCATGGCGGGTGACGCGGTGGTGTGGCGGAACTCGGCGGGGTGGAAGGGCGGCAACGGGATCGGGCGGGAAGTAGCCGGCCGTCTCCGCCTCGTGGGCGTGCGTAGCCGCTACCCCGACGGCTGtcggcctccaccgtccaggttgGAGGAGGAAGATAGACCGTGGTTCGCATTGATGAGAATGATGATGCGGGTTGGCGACTAACAAGTTTCTATGGAGAACCGAGTAGTGATCGAAAGCACTTGTCTTGGGACTACCTTAGATCCCTACATACATCAATTGATCAACCTTGGATCGTAATGGGTGATTTTAATGAAATTCTGTACTCAACTGAGAAAGAGGGAGGTGCAATGCGGCCTCAATGTTGCATGTAGGCTTTTAGGGACACCTTGATCGCATGCAACCTGGAGGACGTGGGATATGAAGGAGACATTTTCACTTGGAGAAGAGGTAAAATCAGAGAGAGACTAGACCGTGCAGTATGTGATCCCAGATGGGCAGCGGAGTTTCCTTTGGCAGGGGTAGTAAatggaaattttgaaaaatcGGACCATCGGCCGATTCTGGTGGATACTTAAAAGATATGCGAGTATGCAAAGGCCGGTTAGCCAAGCACCCATGAGATTTCAAGCTCGATGGTTATGTGAAAGCTCTGTTGAAACAATTATCCAAACAACTTGGGACCATGCTAAGGAGATGCATGCAGAGGCCTCGTTGTGTGATCATACGAAGGAGGTCTATGAAGCTCTACATAGCTGGGATAGGAATGTTTTGAAGGGTCCCATGAAGAGGCTCTGTGAGCTGCAATTAGAGCTAAACCAAGTCCTCTCAGGACCCTTGTCAGATGAGgctattgttgaaatattgggcccacttttagtggcccaaattagatttcagttttttttcctataaatctcaaagcccacatagtggcagccttgtgagtttgagcccaaattGGTGGCagttcactagggagtggcaagaagtgggaagtttagtcccacatggaaagttgggaggaagttagaccaccttataaggtgggttgtcccaccactagtaagtgagtgagaataggagtgctacaagcgctcctcctcctcgctcgctcgactcgactcgacacgacacgacacgacgcgcgccgcgctcgtggtgagtggattgagcctcgagccaagactttccttactttttgcagctcaggaaaacgaacagagtcctagacggacgcgtcgcagttagtcggttcgggtcgctcccgaacgtgggctatctgtaaccgactcgaaacgttcgtgcgacgtgggcgtggcccacgttgcctatataatctcctgtccggctaccgcagaaacacatccaatacacgagttaggatTTCCacttctctctgcttgcgccgccatcgtagcatactccatcccgcgagccaacgtgcatcggcgaacgggagagccggtctccggaaccgctcgtccttgcgatcctgtacgggagagggcgaattaggtttttgggaagcgctctgcgcgactgctcaagctcttcatcacgggtcgccttccgtccaagtcgggcggtgctgcctaccgtcgtcttcaacgccgtctacttcgacccgtcgtcaacaacgttgtcatcaacaacgttactgccgcgacatcatctgctacacctccaccgccacctccaccagatcggtacgtgcgacatatctcgatctgtttagcgatggatgctttaccgtttgcgctgctgctactcatgttggttaatgcatctagtatgtttgagtttcacatgttagtagttgctgccatcatgttttatattctggaattaatcatggaaattgtgcctaattatccaacaatccaaaaacctaattgtaggcaatttcctgagttaacaatggctggttttactgatgcactgaggccggataagtttaccggtgtgcactttaagaggtggcaggttaaggccacgctctggcttactcatctgaaagtgttcgaagttagtgatggtttacctgaaggaactatatctgaccaagatcagaacaagttcaaggaaaacaatactctcttcgtcggatgcgttctgagtattcttgctgatcgtctgtgtgatgtgtacatgcacataacagatggtaaagagctctgggatgcactgaatgctaaatttggtgcaaccaatgcaggcagtgaactgtacatcatggagagcttccatgacatcaggatggtaaaacaaccgttctgtagtcgaacaagctcatgagatacaatgcattgtgaaagagctcgaactccttaagtgtgccttacttgacaagtttgtggctggatgcatcattgctaagttgcccccttcatggaggaactttgccacaaccctcaaacacaagagacaggagatatcagttgaaaatctgatagcgtctcttgatgttgaggagaaagctggggctaaggataatactgagaaaggagagggtcagtctagcgccaacatggtgcagaagaaaccctatagcaagaacaaagggaataacaagccctccttcaataagcctatgaagactacaaccttcaagaagaagaagatgataaacaaagcagatctgagctgctttacctatGGAGAGGCTGGCCatttttctaaggactgtccagagagggcaggccgcaagaaaaaggggaggcaagtcaacacggtgaccgctagcaaagctgatgggtacggtaatctctttactgttctttcggtatttcaatctccatgttggtggattgatacaggtgctaatgttcatgtgtatgctgacatatccatgttcacttcttaacaggtcgcccgggattcttccgtcttgatggggaatgggtcacatgcttctgttcgtggtgttggcacgatagatctgaagttcacttcggggaagatcgtgcagctgaggaacgtgcagcatgtccctactatgaacaagaatctcgttagcggctcccttctatgcagagatgggtttaaggttgttttagagtcgaataaagtagttgtttccaagtttggacaatttattggtaaaggctatgagtgcggaggcttgttccgcttttcgctttctgatttcagtaataagtctgtgaaccatatttgtggcaatgttagtgatgataccagtgtttggcattctcgtttatgtcacattaattttggtttaatgtctcggctatccagtttaagtttaattccgaatttcaccattgccaaaggttctaagtgccatagttgtgtgcaatcaaagcaacctcggaagcctcacaaggcggccgaggagagaaacctggcacctctagaactcatacattctgatctatgcgagatgaatggtgtgttgacaaaaggtggaaagagatatttcatgacattgattgatgatgcgactagattctgctatgtttatttgttgcgaactaaagatgaagctttagactactttaaaatttataaggccgaagttgaaaatcaactagagagaaagatcaagcgtcttaggtcggatcgtggtggcgaatattttcctaaaatctttgatgaattctgtgaggaacatggcattattcatgagaggacgcctccctattcaccccaatcaaacggggttgccgagaggaaaaaccgcacgctgattgacttggtgaattccatgttagccactgctggtttatcaaaggcatggtgggggaggctttgttgacttcatgtcatgtcctgaatagagttcctaacaagaataaagataaaaccccttacgaggagtgggctgggagaaaaccatcactttcgtatttgcgcacatggggatgtttggcgaaagtcaatattccaattactaagaagcgcaaacttggaccaaagacagtggattgtatctttctaggttatgctccgcggagtgtaggatatagatttttagtagttcaatccgaggtacttgatatgcatgttgatactattatggaatctcgtgatgcaacattttttgagaatatgtttcctatgaaagatatgcatagcattgctagaatttctactgagataattcctgagtccaaagacatctaatgagtattttgaacaatcacatgagaatgttactgagaaggatgacaatgaagctcctaaacggagcaagagacgaaggattgaaaaatcctttggtgatgatttcattgtgtaccttgtggatgatactcccacgtccattgcagaggcatatgcatctccagatgcagatgactggaaagaagctgtccataatgagatggactcgattctttctaatggaacttgggagttgtcagaacgaccccatggatgcaagcctgtaggctgcaaatgggtgttcaagaagaagctaagacctgatggtactattgaaaagtacaaggcgcggcttgtagctaaaggctacacacagagagaaggcgaagattactttgacacctattcacctgtcgctagacttaccaccattcgagtactactatccatggcttcctcctatggtcttatcgttcatcaaatggacgtaaagacagctttccttaatggagagttggaagaggaaatctatatggatcagcctgatgggtttgtagtaaaaggtgaagaaagaaaggtgtgcaagttgctgaaatctttatatggcctaaaacaagcacctaagcaatggcatgagaagtttgacagaactttaacttctgtaggctttgttgtgaatgaggctgacaagtgcgtttactatcgccatggtgggggcgaaggtgttatactatgtttgtatgtggacgatattctgatctttggtacaaacatgaaagtaatacacgaggtcaagtctttcttgtcaaagagctttgatatgaaagatctgggagaagctgatgtgattctgaacatcaagctgattaagaacgagagtgggattactctaacgcaatcccattatgttgagaagatcttgagccggttcgactatattgatagcaagccttcttcaacaccttatgatcccagtgtgacactacgcaagaaccggaggattgccatagatcaattgagatattctcagatcgttggctcactcatgtacttagcgagcgcgactagacccgacatctcttttgctgttagcaagttgagtaggttcatgtcaaacccgggtactgatcattggcatgcacttgatagggtcatgcgctacctatgtggtacaatgagttatgggattcactattcagggcacccagctgtgcttgaaggatatagtgattcgaattggatctcagatgtagctgatctgtacgccacaagtgggtatgtatttacctttggaggtggtgcagtatcatggagatcttgcaagcaaaccatattgacaaactgctttagacacaaccactgttgaatcagaatggttgcgtgagctcttgatggacttgcctgtggttgaaaaacctgttccggcaatccttttgaattgtgacaatcaaactgtaattgtcaaagtgaacaattctaaggataacgcgaagtcatcaagacacgtcaagagacgtttgaagtctgtcaggaaattgcaaaACTCCGGAGtattaactgttacatatattcaaacaaacaaaaacctaGCAGATCCCTTTacgaagggactatcacgtaatgtgatagaaagtgcatcgagggagatgggtttgagacccgttgatgttacaccatagtggtaacccaacctttgtgatcggagatcccgtgaattaggacatgggaagaacaaactagtggtttaattgaggagagtattatgtaaccctctctatgtgaagatgcacaactctcagttgctgtaaggcaggttggcaacaagccttaatgtgtttatgttggctattttagcaaagatgctgtcctacagagcattcttgaaataacacacctatatgagtccgattgttaaacgtcgcaatctatgagatttgggtgatctctactaaactcatgaagagaccatgaagtatgacgcatatgcttcacccgcggggtaggctactggcagccatgtactggtcatgactttgagtgaaaccctgttcacgcaaaacttgcaattcaaggcttagtccattgttcaagtgtgaatggatgtagcttaaggttctagacgGAAGtttaacttaacagtctccgctgaaacactggtatataaacaagcagcgagtattggtaaatctctaaatggggatttgagatctggtgggggattgctgaaatattgggcccacttttagtggcccaaattagatttcagtttttcctataaatctcaaagcccacatagtggcagccttgtgagtttgagcccaagttggtggcagctcactagggagtggcaagaattggaagtttagtcccacatggaaagttgggaggaagttagaccaccttataaggtgggttgttccaccactagtaactgagtgagaataggagtgctacatgcgcgctcctcctcctcctcggtcgctcgtctcgactcgacacgtcacgtcacgacgcgcgccgcgctcgtggtgagtggattgagcctcgagccgagactttccttactttttgcagctcaggaaaatgaacagagtcctagacggacgcgtcgcagttagtcggttcgggtcgctcccggatcgtgggctatctgtaaccgactcaaaacgttcgtgcgacgtggccgTGGCCcatgttgcctagggtttcccgagcctatataatctcctgtccggctaccgcagaaacacatccaatacacgagttaggatTTCCacttctctctgcttgcgccgccatcgtagcatactccatcccgcgagccaacgtgcatcggcgaacgggagagctggtctccggaaccgctcgtccttgcgatcctgtacgggagagggcgaattaggtttttgggaagcgctctgcgcgactgctcaagctcttcatcacgggtcgccttccgtccaagtcgggcggtgctgcctaccgtcgtcttcaacgccgtctacttcgacccgtcgtccccgtcgtcgacaacgttgtcatcaacaacgttactaccgcgacatcatctgctacacctccaccgccacctccaccagatcggtacgtgcgacatatctcgatctgtttagcgatggatgctttaccgtttgcgctgctgctactcatgttggttaatgcatctagtatgtttgagtttcacatattagtagttgctgccatcatgttttatattctggaattaatcatggaaattgtgcctaattatccaacagctATCTCCAAACAAAGAGAAATACAATTTCAAATAGAAAATTTACTAGAGCAAGAAGAGTTATATTGGGTGCAGCGTGTGCGTGTGAACTGGATGAAACATGGCGATCAAATTAAGGTTTTCTTTCACC
Coding sequences within it:
- the LOC127338047 gene encoding uncharacterized protein codes for the protein MGWAATMSLAMSLILLIAMFSTLPAAHADAGFISRTCKKTKNAAMCVAVLRDAPESAKASTAHGLASIALQIAIDTADHNGAVIGDLAKKSQGTPQGDALAVCLGAYVDAAMDLDIDGRSGFDGGDYAGTSKLLSGAKGAGDACENAFKGIGKMPPVTAIDIMMTERCSVAADLVDLLIHK